Part of the Planococcus plakortidis genome is shown below.
CATTATACTTGTGTAATTGGGGAGCGCTTGTCACATCAACCGGGGCCGTTTACGTTGCAGGCGGGGCGCAAGTGCCGTTGCCAGCGGAAATCGCTACACTGTTGCGTGCTGGCGAAGAGCTCGGCCCTGTTATGGACCGTTATGCACAGGAAACAGGCATCCGCCATCATAAAGGGGCGATCGGCATTTTAACTGCCGGCAAACTGAACCGGGTCGAGCTATTTTCCCAAATCGTCGTCTTATTGTTCGGGCAATGGCAAGCAAACAGCGATTAAGTTGCATGTGCCCATAAACATCTTTAAAATATAGCTTGAAAAGAAAAGCATAATCAATCAAGCCCATCCCGCTAGACAGCCAGTTAAGGAGATGGGGAGCAGATGGAGAAAAAAGGGGAAATGCTGTGCTTCGCAAGGGTTTACAAATGATGTTGTTCTCGTCAGTCTTTGTCCTCGCCGGCTGCGTCAGTCCTGGGGACGAACTGGCGGAAGGCGTATCGGACGCCAGGGCGGCATTTGAAGAGGAAGCGCCGGAACCGAATGAGACGGCCGGTGAAACGGAGCTTTATATTCCCGGGGGCTATGAAGTTGAAGAGCCTTCGGACGATCATAATGTCTTGATCACCCGCGGCAGCCAGGCGTTTGCGTTATTCCTTAACCCAAACGAAGCACCGGATAGCACCTTCTTCTATGATTTGCAGAAAGCGAATCCGGAAGAAACATGGCTTGCTGACGAGAAATTCAGCCAGCACGGCCGGTTCGGTTTCGTCACTGTCCGCACAATTGCTGAAGACCGCTATGAATTGGTGGTCAGTTCGGGCGGGGCGAAACTATCGACAGTAGCTGAACAATCCGCGCTCCGCAATCACATGGAGTGGATGATGAAAACCGCCCGTTCAATTGAAGCGGCGCAAGAGGAGTGAACGATATGGAGAAATTGCAATCAACGGAACAATTCATGCGGCTGGCCAACACGGAAAATGTCATTTTCATGTTTACGGCCGGATGGTGTCCCGATTGCCGGGTGATCGATCCCATCATGCCCGATATTGAAGAGAAATTCAGCGACTATACTTTCGTTTCGGTTGACCGGGACCAATTCATCGATTTATGCATCGAAAAAGACATCTATGGAATCCCAAGCTTCCTCGGATTCCGGGAAGGCGAAGAGCAAGGGCGTTTCGTCAGCCGAGACCGCAAGACGCAGGAGGAAATTGAATCGTTTATCTCCAAGCTGTCAAAATAAAAGGGAAAACGGTTCTCCTGTGTGCAGGATGAACCGTTTGTTTGTGAAAAGGAGGAAATTAGGAATGAAATCCGCCGAGTTATTTACTATACTGAAAGAGCGGGTTGCAAATGACCAGCTGAGCTGGACATTGGACCGCCAAAAAGATATTGCGAACGTAAGGCATAAAAAGCTTGGAAAAGGCATGACCATCTCCCTGCCGCAAGTGATCAATCGTTTCGAAACGAAAGGCGATGCAGCAATCGAGGAAATCGCCTATACCATTTCTGAGACTTTCCAGGCGATGGAACGCGAGTCAGCTGGAGAGTTGCCGGGCGAACAGCATATTTACCCGGTCATCCGCGCAACTTCGTTTCCGGAAGAATCGCGTGAAGGCCATCGCTTCCTGACATCGCCCCATACGGCAGAAACGCGCATTTACTACGCGCTTGATGCCGGGACGACTTATCGCTTGATTGATGAAAAGGTATTGGATAGCCTAGCGCTGACAGCCGAACAAGTGCAGGAAATCGCCAAATTCCAAGTGAAGAAATTAAAAACCGCTGTCAAGGAAGACCATGTGGCAGGCAATGTTTTCTACTTCCTGAATGAAAACGATGGATATGATGCGTCGCGCATCTTGAATGAAACCTTTTTAAAAGACATGAAAAAGAAGATACAAGGGGACATGACCGTTTCGGTACCCCATCAGGACGTCTTGATCATCGGGGATATCCGCAACGAAGCCGGATACGATGTGCTCGCCCAAATGGCGATGCATTTCTTCACGAATGGCAAAGTGCCGATTACGTCCTTGTCATTTGTCTATGAAAACGAGATGTTTGAACCGATATTCATCCTAGCGAAAAACAGACCCGAGAAGGAGAACGATAAAAAATGAATGCATTCTATAATAAACAGGGCGTCGGCGATGTGCTGCTTGTCCAATTGACATTGGAAAAACCGGATAAAATCCATACGGAACAATTTGGTGATGTGACCTTGATCAAAAACGAGCAACAGGAAATCGCAGGGTTCAATTTATTCCAGGCAAGCGATTATATAGACCTTGCGGAAGGGCAGCCTGTCGAAGTGACTGAAGCATTGGTAACAGCGCTACAAAATGCGTTGGAGAAAAACGGCGTCTCACACACCTTGGAAGTCGATTTGACGCCGAAATTCGTCGTCGGCTATGTGGAATCGAAAGACAAGCACCCGAATGCGGATAAATTGAATGTGTGCCAAGTAGCCGTCGGCGAAGAAACCCTGCAGATCGTTTGCGGCGCGCCGAATGTCGAAGCGGGCCAGAAAGTGGTCGTCGCTAAAGTGGGGGCGGTCATGCCTTCGGGTATGGTCATCCGCGATGCAGAATTGCGCGGGACCGCTTCTAGCGGCATGATTTGCTCAGCAAAAGAATTGGGCTTGCCGGATGCACCGGCGGAAAAAGGAATTTTGGTATTGCCGGAAGATGCGCAAACAGGATCTCCATTTGAAATGAAGGTGTAACGATGAGCTGGATGAAAAATATATGGAATAAAATGTTTACAGAAGAAACAGGAGCAGAAGAGAAACCGTATGACCACAGCGAGGAAACGGAGCATATCGAGCCAACGCAACAGGCGAGCAAACCGGCGCCTTTCCGGTTTCCGCTCATTTCCGATGAAGAAGCAAAAGGCCTGCCTGTTGAGACACGCACACCTGAACGGCGGGAAGAAAAACCGCGCGTTGACATGGCTCCCAAAACAACCGAAGAAAAGACTTATGAACTCGATGCCTTGGAGCCGAGCGGTAAATTGCCAAAACCGAATGCAGGGCGCACCAAGAAAAAGCGTCCCCATGTACCGAAAACAGCTGAATCGCAAGGGCTTGACCTGCCGGGCAACACGACACGGCGCTTCCAGCCGACGCGTGTCGCGTCCCCTGTACACGGGTTCACGGACCGTCCGACGCCAATCGATGAACTGTTGGAACAGGAAGCGAAAAAGAAAGCGGAGCTTGAACGCAAAAACGATTGGTCGCAGCGCAGCCTGCAAGAATTGTACAAAAAAAGCGACGACCGGTTGCCGCAGTCAAAAAAACCGCGTTCCTCCATGGAAACAACGGTATATAAGCCTGTAGAACATAATGAGCAAGCTCCAGAAACTGCATCTATCAGTGAAACAACATTTGAAAAAGCAGAAGCGGCAGAAGATCAGCAACCGGAAAAAAAGCCTGAACCCCAGTATGAATGGGCAGATCGCAGCCTCCAGGACTTATTGCCAAAAAACCAAAAAGCTGAACAAGCGCCTGAAAAAATGCCTCAACAACCTGAACAAGCGGAAGTGACCGTTTACCGCACAACTGATCAACAACAGTCATTGAAAGAGGCGGCGGACGCAGCCAGTGCTGATGTGAATGAGGAAATTCATGAGGAAGATACGGGCAAAGGCGGATCGCCGGCATTTGCTGAACAGCCTGTAGTGGAAAAAGAAATCCTTGCAGAAATGCCGCAAAGCCCACAGGCAGAAACTAAAAGTGAAGATCATGTACATAACCCGGAGCCGAAACCGGTATTGCCGCAAGCGAAAACACAGGGCATGGCCAAAAAGGAACGAACCGTGCCATTCAATGTGTTAATGCTGAAATCGGATAAAGAGCGTCTGCCGAAACAGCCGCAAACACCGACAGCGGAAAAAAAAACGGCATTAATAGAGGAAACCACAGCTAAACCAGCAGATCGTGATGAAACAAGCTATACTGGCTACCAGTTGCCAGGGCATGAGTATCTTCTTGAGCCTGAGAACGATTTAAAAGATGAAACGTGGATGCAAGAACAAGGCGAGCGCCTTGTTGAAGCTTTGTCCCATTTCCAGATCAAGGCGGAAATCATCGGGACGGTGCAAGGCCCTGCCGTCACGCGCTTTGAGCTGCGTGTCGCACAAGGGATCAAAGTGAGCAAGATCCGCAACTTGGCCGATGATCTGAAGTTAGCGCTTGCGGCGCGGGATATCCGCATTCAAGCGCCGATTCCCGGAAAAAGCTCGATTGGCATCGAAATCCCGAACCGCCAAAGCCGCGCAGTGCGCTTATCGGAAGTCATCGGAAGCCCGAACTTCAAAGCATCGGCGTCACCGCTTGAAGCAGCGCTCGGGCTCGACCTTGCCGGGAATCCGGTTACGCTCGATCTACGTAAAATGCCGCACGGCTTGATTGCCGGCGCTACAGGGTCCGGGAAAAGCGTATGCATCAATTCACTGCTCGTCAGCCTGCTCTACAAATCATCGCCACGCGATCTGAAAATGCTGTTGATCGACCCGAAAATGGTCGAGTTGGCACCATACAACCATATCCCGCATTTAGTTAGCCCGGTCATTACGGACGTCAAGGCAGCGACCGCTTCCCTGAAATGGGCAGTGGAGGAAATGGAACGCCGTTATCAACTTTTCGCCCATACAGGAGTGCGCGATCTGGAGCGCTATAACAAAATGGTCAACGACAAAGGGCATCCGGCACAACATCTGCCGTATATCCTGATCGTCATCGATGAATTGGCCGATTTGATGATGATGTCGCCTTCAGACGTGGAAGATTCCATTTGCCGCATCGCCCAAAAAGCACGTGCCTGCGGAATCCATTTAGTGATCGCTACGCAACGCCCGTCGGTGGACGTCATTACAGGGTTGATCAAATCCAATATCCCGACGCGCATCGCTTTTTCGGTCTCGTCACAAGTCGATAGCCGGACGATCCTCGATACGCAGGGAGCCGAGCGTTTGCTCGGGCGGGGGGATATGCTGTATTTGGGGAACGGCATGGCCGCGCCAAATCGCTTACAGGGAACGTTCGTGACAGATGACGAGATTGAAAACGTCATCGCCCATGTCCGTGCTCAAGGAGAACCCGACTATATTTTCAAAGAAGAGGAATTGATCCAGCGCAGCCAATCGCCTTCCGAACAGGATGATTTGTTCGAGGAAGCCTGCCGTTTCATCATGTCACAAGGAAGCGCATCGACATCCTTGTTGCAGCGAAAATTCCATATCGGCTATAACCGGGCTGCCCGCTTAATGGATTTGATCGAAGAATATGGCTTTATCTCCGAACAGAATGGCAGCAAAGCAAGAACGGTACTCATTACTGAAAGCGATATCGAAGAAGTGTTCCGTTGAACCTAGGCGCCGCCGGAATTACAGGAATTATTGATTATTTCAGTGCCTCCCGAGTTTGTGTTATAATCGGAGCATTGTGAAAAACCATCCAGCTATTGATTCCGCACAGGCGGTTTGACTAGACTAATTTTCCACTCCCACAGGAGGTTCATTTATGACAGTATTACATTTTACGGGCATTAAAGGCTCCGGCATGAGCGCGCTGGCCCAAATCATGCACGATATGGGCGAATCGGTGCAAGGCTCTGATATCGCACAGCATTTCTTTACGGAAGAGCGGCTGCGGGAAAGAGGCATTACGATTTTGCCTTTCGATCCGGAAAACATTTCGCAGGACATGACGATCGTCGCCGGAAATGCATTTAACGACGAGCATCCAGAGCTGGTCAAAGCCCGTGAAAGCGGCGCGACGATCATCCGGTATCATCAATTCCTCGGTGACTTGATGAGGCAATACGTTTCGGTCGCCATCACTGGCGCACATGGAAAAACTTCGACCACGGGCCTTATGGCGCATGTGCTGAACGGTTACAAGCCCGTCTCATACTTGATCGGTGACGGTACGGGGTCGGGACAGGAAGAATCACATTTCTTTGTAGCGGAAGCGTGTGAATACCGCCGCCACTTCTTGGCGTATCATCCCGACTATGCCATCATGACGAATATCGACTTCGATCATCCCGATTATTTCGGCAGCATCGATGATGTCTTCAAGGCGTTTCAGGAAATGGCGCAGCAAGTGAAGAAATGCATCATCGCTTGCGGAGATGATGAATACCTGCAGCAAATCCAGGCACCTGTTCCGGTCGTCTATTATGGATTTGGCGAAGAAAACGACTTCCAGGCCCGCAATATCGTCAAAACGACGGAAGGGACGACATTCGATGTCGTCATCCGCAACGAATTCTTCCATACGTTCACCATCCCGATGTATGGGGACCATGCCGTTTTGAATGCACTCGCTGTCATTTCGCTATGCCAGTACGAAAGCATCCCGGCAGAA
Proteins encoded:
- a CDS encoding DUF84 family protein, which translates into the protein MKLCVASTNPAKIGAVTSALEKLTVQAEVNQQEAQSGVSAQPFSIEETKAGAINRAHHVLAGFDAAIGLEGGVFELDGTLYLCNWGALVTSTGAVYVAGGAQVPLPAEIATLLRAGEELGPVMDRYAQETGIRHHKGAIGILTAGKLNRVELFSQIVVLLFGQWQANSD
- a CDS encoding thioredoxin family protein, with product MEKLQSTEQFMRLANTENVIFMFTAGWCPDCRVIDPIMPDIEEKFSDYTFVSVDRDQFIDLCIEKDIYGIPSFLGFREGEEQGRFVSRDRKTQEEIESFISKLSK
- a CDS encoding DUF1444 family protein yields the protein MKSAELFTILKERVANDQLSWTLDRQKDIANVRHKKLGKGMTISLPQVINRFETKGDAAIEEIAYTISETFQAMERESAGELPGEQHIYPVIRATSFPEESREGHRFLTSPHTAETRIYYALDAGTTYRLIDEKVLDSLALTAEQVQEIAKFQVKKLKTAVKEDHVAGNVFYFLNENDGYDASRILNETFLKDMKKKIQGDMTVSVPHQDVLIIGDIRNEAGYDVLAQMAMHFFTNGKVPITSLSFVYENEMFEPIFILAKNRPEKENDKK
- the ytpR gene encoding YtpR family tRNA-binding protein produces the protein MNAFYNKQGVGDVLLVQLTLEKPDKIHTEQFGDVTLIKNEQQEIAGFNLFQASDYIDLAEGQPVEVTEALVTALQNALEKNGVSHTLEVDLTPKFVVGYVESKDKHPNADKLNVCQVAVGEETLQIVCGAPNVEAGQKVVVAKVGAVMPSGMVIRDAELRGTASSGMICSAKELGLPDAPAEKGILVLPEDAQTGSPFEMKV
- a CDS encoding DNA translocase FtsK, which produces MSWMKNIWNKMFTEETGAEEKPYDHSEETEHIEPTQQASKPAPFRFPLISDEEAKGLPVETRTPERREEKPRVDMAPKTTEEKTYELDALEPSGKLPKPNAGRTKKKRPHVPKTAESQGLDLPGNTTRRFQPTRVASPVHGFTDRPTPIDELLEQEAKKKAELERKNDWSQRSLQELYKKSDDRLPQSKKPRSSMETTVYKPVEHNEQAPETASISETTFEKAEAAEDQQPEKKPEPQYEWADRSLQDLLPKNQKAEQAPEKMPQQPEQAEVTVYRTTDQQQSLKEAADAASADVNEEIHEEDTGKGGSPAFAEQPVVEKEILAEMPQSPQAETKSEDHVHNPEPKPVLPQAKTQGMAKKERTVPFNVLMLKSDKERLPKQPQTPTAEKKTALIEETTAKPADRDETSYTGYQLPGHEYLLEPENDLKDETWMQEQGERLVEALSHFQIKAEIIGTVQGPAVTRFELRVAQGIKVSKIRNLADDLKLALAARDIRIQAPIPGKSSIGIEIPNRQSRAVRLSEVIGSPNFKASASPLEAALGLDLAGNPVTLDLRKMPHGLIAGATGSGKSVCINSLLVSLLYKSSPRDLKMLLIDPKMVELAPYNHIPHLVSPVITDVKAATASLKWAVEEMERRYQLFAHTGVRDLERYNKMVNDKGHPAQHLPYILIVIDELADLMMMSPSDVEDSICRIAQKARACGIHLVIATQRPSVDVITGLIKSNIPTRIAFSVSSQVDSRTILDTQGAERLLGRGDMLYLGNGMAAPNRLQGTFVTDDEIENVIAHVRAQGEPDYIFKEEELIQRSQSPSEQDDLFEEACRFIMSQGSASTSLLQRKFHIGYNRAARLMDLIEEYGFISEQNGSKARTVLITESDIEEVFR
- the murC gene encoding UDP-N-acetylmuramate--L-alanine ligase; the encoded protein is MTVLHFTGIKGSGMSALAQIMHDMGESVQGSDIAQHFFTEERLRERGITILPFDPENISQDMTIVAGNAFNDEHPELVKARESGATIIRYHQFLGDLMRQYVSVAITGAHGKTSTTGLMAHVLNGYKPVSYLIGDGTGSGQEESHFFVAEACEYRRHFLAYHPDYAIMTNIDFDHPDYFGSIDDVFKAFQEMAQQVKKCIIACGDDEYLQQIQAPVPVVYYGFGEENDFQARNIVKTTEGTTFDVVIRNEFFHTFTIPMYGDHAVLNALAVISLCQYESIPAEIIQRQFVSYEGVKRRFTETVIGDRVLIDDYAHHPTEIRATLQSASQKYPDRELIAIFQPHTFSRTQTFLQEFADCLQEADHVYLCDIFGSAREEAGTLTIRDLQEKIDSSQLLQLDEVEKLRIHDNAVYLFMGAGDVTKFQQAYEDVLAMPKKA